The genomic segment CCAAAGTGACGGAAAGCCAATGTCAGCAAATTCGTCAGACTGCTTAATTATAGATGGAACTTTAACGGCGATTTTGATAACTGGACGTTCCTCTGTCTTGAAAAGATTCACGGGCGCTTTCTGCTGAGTCGCGATCGACGCCAGGGTCGGCGTTATCGCTTGACGAATTTGTGATTGGATAACATTCGAAAAATCGAGATTTTGTCCAGAAGATGACATCGACATACCCATTCCAAATACGAATGGAAAAACCAGAATTTTTAAGCAGGAAATAAGGTATTTAATCAATAGTTTTTATCGGATAATTCCGCGCTGGCTGTTTTTAATAAAACGGATAATATTCAATAATTCGGGAGATGGTCCGGTCGTCTCTTCGAGATTCTTCACTGCATCTGAAATGTTAAATTTGGAATTGTAAATTACCGAATAAGCCTGTTTGATTGTTTGAATCGCTTCAGATGAAAATCCGCGTCTCTTTAATCCCACTAAATTTAGTCCTTCGTAAATAAGCGGTTCTCTTCCGGCAGTGACATACGGAGGAACATCTTTCGTCACTTTACTACAACTGGCAATGATTGAATGTTGTCCAATTCTGATAAACTGATGAATGCCGCTCAATCCGCCGACGATTACCCAATCTTCGATCTGCACATGACCACCCAACGCAACCGAATTTGTTAAAATCACGCGATCGCCAACGATACAGTCATGCGCCACATGTGCGTTTGCCATGATCAAACAATCCGAGCCGACTACAGTCTTCATTGCGTAAGTCGTTCCTCGGTTGATCGTTGCAAATTCTCGTATAGTCGTCCTATCTCCGATCTCAACAGTCGTAATTTCGCCCTCGAACTTGAGATCTTGCGGAATTTCACCGAGAACTGCGTGATGATAAACCCTACATGATTTTCCCAAAGATGTTCCCGGCAGGATGATTACGCCAGCGCCGATGTAGCATCCGTCAGATATTTTCACATTTTCATGAATCCACGAAAACGGACCGATTGTTACATCTTCGCCAATCTCCGCTTTGGGATGAACAATCGCTGAAGAATCGATATTCGTCATAGATTATTTGTCGGTTATCGTCGCCATAATAGTCGCTTCTGCGACAACATCATTACCTACATAGGCCGCCGCCCTGAATTTACAAGTCGATAGCCGAAATTGCGTTAGTTTGATTTCCAATCGCAGTTGATCACCTGGAATAACCGGCTTGCGGATGCGAGCATCATCCACTCCTGACAGAACGACTAATTTATTTTCGGCATTTTCCATCGTTTTCAACATAAGGAGTCCACCAGCCTGAGCCATTGATTCAATAACTAATACGCCAGGCATAATCTTTTGCTCTGGAAAATGTCCCTGAAAAAATGGTTCGTTGACACTGACATTCTTTATTGCAGTGACCGTTTCTCCCGGAATTATATCGATGATTTTATCAACAAGTAAAAATGGATAGCGATGTGGAAGCAACTTTAAGATTCCGCTAATATCGAAGAGTGCGCCGTCTGTCTGCTTGGATTGGTATTTTTGGCGAATGATGACTTTTTCGTATTCCTGACGGATTTTTTTCATCAGATTGACATTATGAGCGTGTCCGCTACGCGCCGCAATGACATGAGCGTGAACCGGAATCCCGAGAAGCGCAAAATCGCCGACCAAATCAAGAATTTTGTGGCGAACCGCTTCGTTGTAATAGCGAAGTTGAACACCATTCAGGGTACCTTTTTGACCTGCAACAAGTTCAGAAGATAAGTTAAACATCTTTTTCAGACGGTCGATCTCATCCTGCGAAATATCACGATCAATGAAAACGACGGCGTTGTTGGCATTTCCCCCCTTGATCAATCCGCGATTCTTAAGCCCTTCCACTTCGCTCAGCAAGCAGAATGTTCGCGCGTAAGCATAATCTGACTCAAACTCTTCAGCTAAGTTGTAGGTCGCTGAATATTGTGTACCGATTGAACTTATCGGATAATCGATCAAAAATGTGATTTGGAAACTATCGGCTGGCAGAACGTGAATATCAACGTTATTTTTAGGATCCGTGTAAGTAATGATCTTATCGATAACCAAAATCGGTTGAATGGCTTCCTGCTCAACAATTTCCGCTCGTTTGAGCGCACGGACAAAATCGATAGCGCTTCCGTCGCAGACCGGCGGTTCAATGTTATCTAACTCAATGTAAACATTATCAATTTCGAGACCTGCGAGCGCAGATAAAACATGTTCGATTGTATGAATTACCGCACCATTCTGGGCAATTGTTGTTCCACGGGAAATATCGACTACATGATTAATGTCGGCGATAATTTCGGGACAATTTTCGATGTCCGTTCGGATAAATCGATATCCATTATTCTCGGGAGCTGGTTTAAAAGTGACGGTGCTTTTAACGCCCGTGTGAAGTCCAATTCCTGACACTGAAACTGGACTTTTAATCGTTCTTTGATTCCTAGGCATTTTTATTCCTGTTAATTTCTTGACTCGCTTTTAGTTCCAACTGTTTGATCTTTTCCTTGATGTCGGGAATAGATCGGATATTTGCCATTTCTCGCCAGACCTTTCCTTTTTCCTGAGCAGGCGAACCGATGACAACGGCGCCTGTCGGAATATCCTTGGAAACTCCAGCCTGAGCCGCGATAATAGCGCCAGCGCCGATATGCAGGTGACCGGCGATTCCAACCTGACCGGCAATGGTAACGTCGTCTTCGATTATCGTGCTTCCCGCGACTCCGGATTGACCGGCGAGAAAACAATATTCGCCAATTTTTACATTGTGGGCGATCTGAACAAGATTATCGATTTTCGTGCCTTTACCAATCACGGTGTCGCCAAGCGTTCCGCGGTCCACTGTCGTATTCGCGCCGATTTCCACATCGTCACAAATGATAACACCGCCCGCCTGTGGAATTTTCTCGATGCTATTTTCGACGCGAACGAATCCAAATCCATCGCTTCCAACAACAGCGCCCGAATGTATAATAACGCGCTTTCCAATGCGGCAACGATGATAAACCGAAACGTTCGGATAGATAAGCGTATCGTCTCCAATTTGCGTTTCTCTACCGATCACGGAATTCGATAGAATATAAACTCGCTCACCGATAACACATTTATCAGCAATGACGACATGCGCTCCAATATGAACATTCTTTCCCAAAACAGCATCCGGTGCTATTATGGCTGTCGGAGCGATCCCCGGAGCAGACTTCGACGCTTCTGGACGAAAAATAGCCAGAGCGCGGGAGTAGGCAAAGTTCACGTTCGGAACGCGGATGAGATTAGGATAAGGCTCCTTGAAATTCTCTTCGACTAAAATCGCCGTTGCGCGGGTAGTCGCCAAAAACTTGACATACTTCGGATTGCCGAGAAATGACAATTCGCCGGGTCCGGCATGTTGAATCTCAGCCAGATCACGAACAAGGAGACTGCCGTCTCCATCCACTTTTCCACCGACCAATTCGGCGATTTTCTGAAGAGACAATTCCACGGTTATACCGTTGGTTATTTCGTTCTTTTTAGCTCGTAAATAACTTTATCGGTCATGTCGTGTGCCGGATCAGCGTACAAAATATTCCCGGCTACTGTATCGAAAATGTAGTCGTATTTATTGTCCCTTCCGACTTTCTGGATGACGGTTTTGACTTTTTCCAGAACAGGACCGACGAGTTCCGCCTGCTTTTTATAGATTTCGCCGTCCGGACCAAGTTTTTCAACCTGAAATCTCTGGATATTTTGCTGAAGTTGCGTAATCTCAGACTCTTTAGTTGTCCGACGAGCTTCACTCATGATCATCTTTTGGCGGTCATAATCTTTCGTCAAACTATCCAGTTTACCGAGCATACCTTTATACTGATCTTCGAGTTTCTTGGCCTCGATGTCTAATTTGCTCTGTGCTTCTTTCGCTTCATCATACTCCGAAAGAATCCGGTCTGAATTGACATAAGCGACTTTGATTTGAGCGCTCGCGACTCCAACCATTCCCAGAACCATTAAAATTGCTAAAAACAAAACAACAACTTTCTTCACTGATAACCTCCCATTGATTAAAATTGAGACCCAAAAATAAAATGCGTTTTCCATCCCTGCGGTTTTCCGTAGCCGGTTTGTCCTTCGGGATCGATATCGTCAAATCCATAGCCAAAATCAACGCCGAGCATTCCCATCATCGGCATAAAAAAGCGCACGCCGATACCGGCGGACCGTTTGACATCGAACGGATCGGTAGATTTTAAAGTCTTCCATGTATTCCCAGCTTCGGCAAATAGCAAACCATAAATCGTCGGATTGTTTGAAACCGGGAATCGATATTCGAGCGTGTATTTCAGGAGCGATTCGCCGCCGTACGGCAAAGAGGTGCCGGAGTAAACGTTCGTAGGTCCGACTTGATTATCATCATAACCGCGAAGCGCTACACCATAAATCATTCCACTACCCCCCATGATGAACCGCTCGTCGGGCGGAATGAGGCTATTAGACTTAAGCTTTTTGATAACACCAAATTCAACATGGTTAAATAAAACAAATTTCCAGAACGTGGGCAAGTAATATTCCAGCGTAAAATTATGTTTATGAAAATGTTCAGTGCCGCCAAGAAAACCACCCGACAACATGCTCGACCATTCAAATACGGAACCTTGTGTCGGAAATTCTGGCGCATTTCGGCTGTCTCTTGAAATAATTTGTGTTAGTGTTACGCCTTTCGTTTTGTCATGGCCGAGCAAGACGCTTTCCAAATAGTCTGGATCGCAGTTCTTGTAGCTTTTTGTGGCGACGCCCAACATCCATGTGCCGCGAAAATAGTTATCGGGAAAGCGGAAACGACGGCTCCAGCGTATTGAACCACCAATTTGACTCAGGTCGAATGGATAGTAGTAATAACCGTTTTGGCCACGCTCGGAATAGATAAAACTTGCCCCGACTAAATTGGGCGTGTCGAAAATCCACGGATCGCTGTAACTGATGGAAAAAGATTTATATGGATTGGTTGCGGCGCCGGTAAGTGTGTAGCCGGCTCCACGTTGATAACTGACCGAAACCTGCTGTCCTCTACCGCGGAAATTATTAAATTCCACGCCGCCGCCACCGATAAGTCCGTACATCTGGCTAATACTGAACGACAAATTCGCTCTGCCCGACGACTTTTCTTCGACCGTGATCTCGACATCGACTTTTTTATCATCAATGGGAAGAACATCGGGAGTCACATTCGCAAAATAATTTAAAATAAATATTTCACGTTGACTGCGCATCAACGCCTCGCGGCTAAAAATATCGCCGGGAAACATTTTCAGTTCGCGGCGAATGACATTTTCATGTGTTTTAGAGTTGCCAATAATGTTAATCTGATTGACGACGACTTGATGGTTTTCTGTAATTTCACAATTCAGATCGATTTCATTTTTGCTGACTGGAATTTCAAGTGGACTTATTTGGAAAAACAGGTATCCCTGATCCATGTAAACGGCATTTACCCGTTCATAAATCCCTTTTTGAAGTTTTTCGGCATCGTACCAATCGCCCGCTTTGATATTCAGAATCGTTTTCAGGTCATCACTCGAATAAAGCACATTGCCATTAAATGTAATATTCCGATATTTGTACCGTTCGCCCTCTTCGATGCCGATTTCAAAAAATATGTGTTTCTTATTTTCGCTATACGTAATTGTATCATATTCAATTTCAATATCGCGGTACCCATTATTCCGGTAAAATTCGATCAGTTTCTCTTTGTCATCGGTGTATTTCTCTTCATCAAATTCGCCAACCCGGAATAAAAATAAATTCCTTGGTTTGGTATCCTTCAATACTCGGCGTAAGCGTCTGTCCGAGAACCACTTGTTTCCATCAAAAACAATATCTTTGATGCGGACTTTCTTCCCTTCATTGATTTCAAAAGTCAGGTTTCGTGTATTTTCATTCTCTCCGTCATTAATTTTTTGTTTGACATCGACGAGTAAATAGCCTTCTTTCTCATAAAGTTTTTTAATTTTCCGAATGCTGTCCGTTATTAGATGTGGCGAAAGCACTTTGCCAGACATCATATTTAATTCTTCCTCAATCTTGGATTTTTTAATTTTTTTATTCCCTTTGATTTCAAACTTGCCGAGACGCGGATACTCTTCAACTTTGATAATAAGGAAAACGCCTTCTTCTGTCGCTTTATCGAGATAGATTTGAATATCGGAGAACAGGTTCAATTTCCACAACCGGGTAATGGCGTTTGGAATATCGTCAAAAAATATTTCTTTCCCTTCAATAATCCCGGATTGGACTTTGACGCTATTTTCCGAGATCGTCTTGACACCCTGAATGGCAACGCCATAGACTTTTATACGATTTTCGGTCTGCGCTTGCGGATAAGAAGCAAATATTGCGAGAAATAACAATAAAACTATCGTATCTATTCTTTTTATCAACTATGACCGCCTGATCTATTTTTCGTTAATTGTTCACTTGTCATTCCAAAACGTCTTTCTCTTTTCTGGTAATCGGCGATCGCGGCAAAAAGTTCCCGACTTCTAAAAGCCGGCCAAAAGACAGGTGTCACATATATTTCCGTGTACGCCAATTGCCACAACAGGAAATTACTAATGCGAAACTCGCCGCTCGTTCGGATCAATAGGTCGGGATCGGGTTTGCCAGCAGTATATAAATGATCAGAAAACAGATTATCGTCAATTTCGTCGATTTTAATTTCTCCCTGAAGAACCTTTTGGGCAATCGATCGCGTGGAATCGAGAATCTCCGCCCGACTCCCGTAACTGAGCGCTAAGTTCAGATTCAACCCTGTATTATTTTTCGTTTTTTCGACGCCAGATAGTAATCCACGGTACGGGCCTTTCGGTAAATCCTGAAGATGTCCGATGAGCGTCAGTTTTACATTATTTCGATGCAGTTCTTCGATTTCATTTTGAATCGTCTTAAGAAGCAGTTTCATTAGCGCGGAAACCTCGGACATCGGTCGCGACCAATTTTCAATAGAAAAAGTATATAGCGTAAGCACCTGTATCCCCAGTTTCCCGCATTCCCGCGTAATTTCTCTAACTGAATTGATGCCCTCGTTATGCCCGGCTACACGTGGAAGCCCTTTCTGCTTCGCCCAGCGTCCATTACCATCCATGATGATGGCGATATGTCTTGGCAACCTTCCACCTTTAACGATTCGTTCTCGCAGTTGATCTATTTCTATATCTTCTTTTTTCATATATAACGAATATAACGAAAACCAAAAAAGCTTAGGGAAATTAAATTCTATCGAATATAAAAACAATGGAAAAGAGATAATAGTTAGAGTCTAATCATTAATTCACTTGATTTTAATCAACTTTTGTTTTTTTATTCTCTTCTCAAAGATGGGAAAATATTCTCAATGAGTTTTCGGTAATTACTCGCTTTCCGCCCGTTTTTAAAAATATCATGTAAATCTTCAAACATATTTTCAATGGATTTTCCCATCCCTGGAAAACTGGCTTTAATCTAAATAAATTATCTACCAAATTTGAAAATTGCGATTGTTTTAAAAAGTTACCGAATCTATATTACCTAAGTGATAAAAATATTTTGAACTAAATTGGATTAATCACTAAAACAAAAAGTAGATTCGGAAATCGCCTAAAGTAGCCATGAACAGTAAAATTTTAATTGCAGATAACGATATAGCCACGCAACAGTCACTCGGCGAGTTTTTAAGTTCAAAAGGATACGACTGCTCGATGACAGCGGATACTAAAGAAGCGATCCACTTTGTACAGTCAGACAATTTTGACATTCTCATTGCCGATGTAAAAATGCCAAAGTGGAACGGATCTGACATTCTTGAGGAAATCCAAAAATATTCGCCGCGAACACTAACAGTCATAACCACCGATTCCGCCACGGTTGAATCCGCCATTGAGGCATTAAGAAAAGGTGCAATCGATTACCTGATCAAACCGCTTGACCTAGAAGACCTCCATCTCCGCTTGAAAAAAATCGCCAAAATTCAGCAAGTACTCCTCGAAAACCAATACCTTCGAAAAGAAGTCCACTCTATCTTCAATCAAAATATCATCATCGGAAATAGTCCAGCAATGAAAAGCGTCTATCACATGATCGATAAAGTTGCCAATTCATCTTCAAATATCCTCATAACCGGAAAAAGCGGAACTGGTAAAGAATTAGTTGCGCGATCGATCCATCAAAACAGTCCAAGAACCAATGCCCCGTTTGTTGCTATCAATTGCGGCGCTATACCGGAGACTCTTTTTGAAAGCGAACTTTTCGGGTTTAAAAAAGGCTCTTTTACCGGCGCAACAATGGACAAAGAGGGCGTTTTCCGTGCAGCAAACGGCGGCACATTATTTCTAGATGAGGTCGGTGAAATCCCAATCCACATTCAGGTAAAATTGCTCCGCGCGATCGAAGAAAAGGAAATCAAACCGATTGGTTCCGCTTCATCTGTTCACGTGGATGCTCGCGTTCTTTCTTCCACAAACCGCGATTTGCTAAAGGAAATCGAGGAAGGAAATTTCCGCGAAGATTTATACTATAGGCTAAACATCATCGAAATTCATCTCCCGCCACTCAGTGAACGCAAAGAAGATATTCCTGTGCTTGTCGAGCATTTTGTACACAAATACAACCAAGAACTGAAACGAAAAGTTCTTGGCGTTGATAACCAAACGATGAAAATCCTCATGAATTATAAGTGGAAAGGCGAAGTCAGAGAACTGGAAAATATGATCGAGCGAGCTGTCCTACTCTGCGAGACGGAATATATCTCATCCAAAGATCTTCCGCCACATGCTGTTGGTTCAGAAACAGGAACGGATTACCCCGACGATCTAAAAGCATCTGTCCACAACTTTGAGAAACAACATATCATCAATATTCTCAGTCGTGTTAATAACGATAAAAACAAATGCGCGGAAATTCTCGGAATCGGTCTTTCTTCTCTTTACCGGAAAATCGAGGAATTAGAAATAAAAATCTGATATTCGCCCGTTCTTCCGTAGCAACAAATTCTTACCTTAATTTAACGGCTGATTTTAACGAAAAATTGCCAGAAAAACGCCAGCGGCGATCGCTGATCCAATAACGCCTGCCACATTCGGTCCCATCGCATGAAACAGAAGATAATTGTCCTTGTCAAACTGGCGCGCAACAATCTGTGAAACGCGCGCAGAATCCGGTACAGCGGATACACCCGCCGAACCGATTAACGGATTTATTTTTTCCTTTAGAAACAGGTTCATGATTTTGGCAAAGAGAACACCGCTGAAAGTGGCAACCGCAAACGAAAAAAATCCAAGGAAGAAAATTTCCAGCGAGCGTGGTGTCAGAAACCCAACATTTACGCCATTGACAAACCGAACTGCCTGCGTGCTAGCTCCAACCGAAAACGCTAAAATAATCGTGCAAATATCGAGAAGTGCACTGCCCGCCGTTTTAGCCAATCGGTCAGTTACGCCACATTCTTTCAGCAAATTCCCCAGCATTAACATTCCAACGAGACTCAGCGAACCCGGCGCAATCAATGCGGAAATGACCACAACAATAATCGGGAAAAGAATTTTTTCCGTTTTGCCGACTTTTCTTGGCGGTTTCATCCGAATCCGACGTTCTGCATCGGTCGTCATCAATTTCATGATTGGCGGCTGAATGAGCGGCACCAAAGCCATGTACGAATATGCCGCAATAGCAATTGGCCCCAGCAGATGAGGTGCTAAAATTGATGAAAGAAAAATCGAAGTCGGACCGTCCGCTCCACCAATAATACCTATCGATGCGGCTTCTTTACTACTAAAACCGAGAACAAGGGCGCCAATATACGTTATAAAAATTCCGACTTGCGCCGCCGCTCCCAGTAATAATGATTTCGGATTCGATATCAACGATGAAAAATCGGTCAACGCACCAATTCCCAGAAAGATTAGCGGAGGAAATATTCCTGAAGTCACCCCCCAATAAAATAAACTGAATACACTATTCTGCGGAAATCCGTTTGCAATTGAATCATATACACCAATCGGCAAACCAGAAATTGTCGGCATATTTCCGACGATAACGCCGAATCCGATTGGCAACAACAATAACGGCTCATAATTTTTAGCAATAGCCAAAAATATCGCAATTCCGCCAATGATAATCATGAGAATGTTTCCCAATGTCAGATTCGCAAATCCGGTTGTTGAGAAAACCTTTTCAAGAATTTCCACTTAATTCCCTTCGCTATCCCAAAATGATGAGGACATCGCCTTCATTGACTGAATCGCCAGCCTTGACGAAAATTTCTTTGACGATGCCATCTTTGCTTGACTGGATTTCATTTTCCATTTTCATAGCTTCCATAATGATAACGCATTGTCCCGCACGGATATTGTCGCCTTCTTTGACATGAATTTTCTGAATCAAACCCGGCAACGGCGCTAGCACGCTTGTAGCATCCACAATAGATTTAGGTTTGTGCAATGTTGGTTCCGGAGCGCCGCCAACCGTTTTCTGAGCGGCTTCGGTTTCACCTATCATTTCAGAACGGTTCAGTTTTGGCTTGATGTCGGAGACTTGTTCGATCCCAATGTCTTTCAAGCCAACCTGATATTTTTTACCGTTGACCGTTAACACGGCTTCATACGCGTTAAATTCGCTGATGACAACCTCATATTCCTTGCCATTTATTTCCAACTGGAGTTTTTTCTCTTTCATCTTTATTTCCTTAGACCGCTTAGTCTTTGTCCAACTTTATAACCCATCTTCCATACATTCTGCTGACTACCGTGAACGAAAGTTATCTCGCTTTGAAGCGGCTCAAAGTGAATCTTCCTATAACATTCGATCGCCGTCGCAATAGCGACTAAATCGTCTTCCGGAATGTCCACAACTGGTGTAACCGAAACGAACTCATCTGCCTCTTTTTCTAAGTATTCTTTAAGCGCCCGCCTTTTTGCGGAAACTTCTACCAGTTTATTGAAGAGAAATAGAACCACCTCAATCAACACCAATCCTGAAAATACGATGAGCAATCCGGCAAAGGCGATCATTGCCCCATTTTGAATTACATTCCCGCTCATTGTTTGCTCCTATAACGGAATATTGCCATGTTTTTTCGTTGGATTATCATCGCGTTTGCTGGATAACATCTCAAGAGATTTGATCAGTTTGTATCTTGTAATTTTCGGCTCGATCACCTCATCTATATACCCTTTGGCGGCGGCAACATACGGATTGGCAAATTTATCCCGGTATTCTTCGACTTTTTTGGCAAATTTTTCTTGCGGATTTTCCGCCTCTTTTATTTCTTTGGCAAAAATGATCTCGCTGGCGCCTTGTGGGCCCATAACGGCGATCTCAGCCGAAGGCCACGCAAAACTATAGTCGCCGCGAAGTTGCTTGGAATTCATGACACAAAACGCGCCGCCATAACCCTTACGAGTGATGACTGTAATTTTAGGGACGGTCGCTTCCGCATAGGCGTAGAGCAATTTGGCGCCGTGTTTGATGATGCCGTTAAATTCCTGAATTGTACCGGGCATGAACCCGGGAACATCTTCAAAAGTAACGATCGGAATGTTAAAAGCATCGCAGAATCGGACAAATCGTGCGGCTTTATTCGACGCATTGCTGTCCAAAACGCCCGCCAATACTTTCGGCTGATTCGCTACAATGCCGACCGATTTCCCGTTCAGTCGTCCAAAACCGATTAGAATGTTCGTCGCATAAAGTTCCTGAACTTCCATAAATTCGCCTTTATCGAGAACCTTTATCAGAATATCCCGCATGTTGTAGGGCTTGTTAGGATTGTCAGGGACTACATAGTTAAGATCTTCCTCGATGCGGTCCACCGAATCATCGTTCCGATTGATCGGCGTCTCTTCCATATTATTCTGCGGTAAAAAAGTGATCAACCGGCGAATATCGGCGAACAAACTTTGCTCGTCATTATAAGTAAAATGGGTGATACCACTCTTGGTCGCATGAACGTCGGCTCCGCCCAATTCATCGGCAGACACATCTTCATGCGTAACGGTTTTGACAATTTTCGGACCGGTCAGAAACATATATGCTGAATTTCTGACCATGAAAACGAAATCGGTCAATGCCGGAGAATACGCAGCACCGCCAGCGCATGGGCCGACGATCGCGCTGATCTGCGGAATCACTCCCGAATACAACACATTTCTCAAGAATATTTCGGTATATCCGGCTAAAGAATCCACGCCCTCTTGGATTCTGGCGCCTCCGCTATCATTGATGCCTATGACGGGAGCGCCAACTTTAGCCGCCATTTCGAGAACTTTAACGACTTTCTCGCCGACAACTTTCGAAAGCGAACCGCCGAAAACCGTAAAATCGAACGAATAAACAAAAACCAATCGGCCATGAATCGTTCCATAACCCGTAACGATGCCATCGCCCATAACCTGCTTTTCTGCCATGCCAAAATCGATACATGTATGCGTTC from the Candidatus Marinimicrobia bacterium CG08_land_8_20_14_0_20_45_22 genome contains:
- a CDS encoding acyl-[acyl-carrier-protein]--UDP-N-acetylglucosamine O-acyltransferase: MTNIDSSAIVHPKAEIGEDVTIGPFSWIHENVKISDGCYIGAGVIILPGTSLGKSCRVYHHAVLGEIPQDLKFEGEITTVEIGDRTTIREFATINRGTTYAMKTVVGSDCLIMANAHVAHDCIVGDRVILTNSVALGGHVQIEDWVIVGGLSGIHQFIRIGQHSIIASCSKVTKDVPPYVTAGREPLIYEGLNLVGLKRRGFSSEAIQTIKQAYSVIYNSKFNISDAVKNLEETTGPSPELLNIIRFIKNSQRGIIR
- a CDS encoding UDP-3-O-[3-hydroxymyristoyl] N-acetylglucosamine deacetylase (catalyzes the zinc dependent deacetylation of UDP-(3-O-acyl)-N-acetylglucosamine to UDP-3-O-(3-hydroxytetradecanoyl)-glucosamine in the second step of lipid A biosynthesis and catalyzes the dehydration of beta-hydroxyacyl-ACP to trans-2-acyl-ACP in fatty acid biosynthesis), yielding MPRNQRTIKSPVSVSGIGLHTGVKSTVTFKPAPENNGYRFIRTDIENCPEIIADINHVVDISRGTTIAQNGAVIHTIEHVLSALAGLEIDNVYIELDNIEPPVCDGSAIDFVRALKRAEIVEQEAIQPILVIDKIITYTDPKNNVDIHVLPADSFQITFLIDYPISSIGTQYSATYNLAEEFESDYAYARTFCLLSEVEGLKNRGLIKGGNANNAVVFIDRDISQDEIDRLKKMFNLSSELVAGQKGTLNGVQLRYYNEAVRHKILDLVGDFALLGIPVHAHVIAARSGHAHNVNLMKKIRQEYEKVIIRQKYQSKQTDGALFDISGILKLLPHRYPFLLVDKIIDIIPGETVTAIKNVSVNEPFFQGHFPEQKIMPGVLVIESMAQAGGLLMLKTMENAENKLVVLSGVDDARIRKPVIPGDQLRLEIKLTQFRLSTCKFRAAAYVGNDVVAEATIMATITDK
- the lpxD gene encoding UDP-3-O-(3-hydroxymyristoyl)glucosamine N-acyltransferase, which codes for MSLQKIAELVGGKVDGDGSLLVRDLAEIQHAGPGELSFLGNPKYVKFLATTRATAILVEENFKEPYPNLIRVPNVNFAYSRALAIFRPEASKSAPGIAPTAIIAPDAVLGKNVHIGAHVVIADKCVIGERVYILSNSVIGRETQIGDDTLIYPNVSVYHRCRIGKRVIIHSGAVVGSDGFGFVRVENSIEKIPQAGGVIICDDVEIGANTTVDRGTLGDTVIGKGTKIDNLVQIAHNVKIGEYCFLAGQSGVAGSTIIEDDVTIAGQVGIAGHLHIGAGAIIAAQAGVSKDIPTGAVVIGSPAQEKGKVWREMANIRSIPDIKEKIKQLELKASQEINRNKNA
- the bamA gene encoding outer membrane protein assembly factor BamA, which codes for MIKRIDTIVLLLFLAIFASYPQAQTENRIKVYGVAIQGVKTISENSVKVQSGIIEGKEIFFDDIPNAITRLWKLNLFSDIQIYLDKATEEGVFLIIKVEEYPRLGKFEIKGNKKIKKSKIEEELNMMSGKVLSPHLITDSIRKIKKLYEKEGYLLVDVKQKINDGENENTRNLTFEINEGKKVRIKDIVFDGNKWFSDRRLRRVLKDTKPRNLFLFRVGEFDEEKYTDDKEKLIEFYRNNGYRDIEIEYDTITYSENKKHIFFEIGIEEGERYKYRNITFNGNVLYSSDDLKTILNIKAGDWYDAEKLQKGIYERVNAVYMDQGYLFFQISPLEIPVSKNEIDLNCEITENHQVVVNQINIIGNSKTHENVIRRELKMFPGDIFSREALMRSQREIFILNYFANVTPDVLPIDDKKVDVEITVEEKSSGRANLSFSISQMYGLIGGGGVEFNNFRGRGQQVSVSYQRGAGYTLTGAATNPYKSFSISYSDPWIFDTPNLVGASFIYSERGQNGYYYYPFDLSQIGGSIRWSRRFRFPDNYFRGTWMLGVATKSYKNCDPDYLESVLLGHDKTKGVTLTQIISRDSRNAPEFPTQGSVFEWSSMLSGGFLGGTEHFHKHNFTLEYYLPTFWKFVLFNHVEFGVIKKLKSNSLIPPDERFIMGGSGMIYGVALRGYDDNQVGPTNVYSGTSLPYGGESLLKYTLEYRFPVSNNPTIYGLLFAEAGNTWKTLKSTDPFDVKRSAGIGVRFFMPMMGMLGVDFGYGFDDIDPEGQTGYGKPQGWKTHFIFGSQF
- a CDS encoding Fis family transcriptional regulator, which translates into the protein MNSKILIADNDIATQQSLGEFLSSKGYDCSMTADTKEAIHFVQSDNFDILIADVKMPKWNGSDILEEIQKYSPRTLTVITTDSATVESAIEALRKGAIDYLIKPLDLEDLHLRLKKIAKIQQVLLENQYLRKEVHSIFNQNIIIGNSPAMKSVYHMIDKVANSSSNILITGKSGTGKELVARSIHQNSPRTNAPFVAINCGAIPETLFESELFGFKKGSFTGATMDKEGVFRAANGGTLFLDEVGEIPIHIQVKLLRAIEEKEIKPIGSASSVHVDARVLSSTNRDLLKEIEEGNFREDLYYRLNIIEIHLPPLSERKEDIPVLVEHFVHKYNQELKRKVLGVDNQTMKILMNYKWKGEVRELENMIERAVLLCETEYISSKDLPPHAVGSETGTDYPDDLKASVHNFEKQHIINILSRVNNDKNKCAEILGIGLSSLYRKIEELEIKI
- a CDS encoding glutaconyl-CoA decarboxylase subunit beta, which codes for MEILEKVFSTTGFANLTLGNILMIIIGGIAIFLAIAKNYEPLLLLPIGFGVIVGNMPTISGLPIGVYDSIANGFPQNSVFSLFYWGVTSGIFPPLIFLGIGALTDFSSLISNPKSLLLGAAAQVGIFITYIGALVLGFSSKEAASIGIIGGADGPTSIFLSSILAPHLLGPIAIAAYSYMALVPLIQPPIMKLMTTDAERRIRMKPPRKVGKTEKILFPIIVVVISALIAPGSLSLVGMLMLGNLLKECGVTDRLAKTAGSALLDICTIILAFSVGASTQAVRFVNGVNVGFLTPRSLEIFFLGFFSFAVATFSGVLFAKIMNLFLKEKINPLIGSAGVSAVPDSARVSQIVARQFDKDNYLLFHAMGPNVAGVIGSAIAAGVFLAIFR